Proteins encoded by one window of Serratia nevei:
- a CDS encoding LysR family transcriptional regulator, whose protein sequence is MFDWQDLKHFVALARTGSLSAAARELGCDHATVGRRVAALEQALGLRLIVRHPRSTPLTQDGQAIAGLAAELEAQSQAIARHARSAGATPQAAVRISAPPSIAAHILAPRIAAFNQAFPQIVVTLSGESALAELDRGEADIAVRMVRPQQPELLTQRIGMMRYALYAAPEHAALPDAARRFLAYDHHYQQQPHQQWLQQLLQGRPVVFQASDLFSLQQAARSGLGAAVLPTFVADGDPDLVPLPTANAAPTRELWLVTYPDLARTAAVRAVMNFLVETLGKTCPLPA, encoded by the coding sequence ATGTTTGACTGGCAGGATTTAAAACACTTCGTGGCGCTGGCGCGCACCGGTTCGTTGTCGGCGGCAGCGCGGGAGCTGGGTTGCGATCACGCCACCGTCGGGCGACGCGTAGCGGCGCTGGAACAGGCGCTCGGCCTGCGTTTGATCGTGCGCCATCCGCGCAGCACACCGTTGACCCAGGACGGGCAGGCCATCGCCGGGCTGGCGGCGGAGCTCGAGGCGCAAAGCCAGGCTATTGCCCGCCATGCGCGCAGCGCCGGCGCAACGCCCCAGGCCGCCGTGCGCATCAGTGCGCCGCCGTCGATCGCCGCGCATATTCTCGCGCCGCGCATTGCCGCATTTAACCAGGCTTTTCCACAGATCGTCGTCACGCTGTCGGGTGAATCGGCGCTCGCCGAGCTGGATCGCGGCGAAGCCGACATTGCCGTGCGCATGGTGCGCCCGCAGCAACCGGAACTGCTGACGCAGCGCATCGGCATGATGCGCTACGCGCTGTATGCCGCACCGGAGCACGCCGCACTGCCCGACGCGGCGCGCCGCTTTCTCGCCTATGACCATCACTACCAACAGCAGCCGCATCAGCAATGGCTGCAACAGCTGTTGCAGGGGCGTCCGGTGGTCTTTCAGGCCAGCGATCTGTTTTCACTGCAACAAGCGGCGCGTTCAGGGCTGGGTGCCGCCGTTTTGCCGACTTTCGTCGCCGATGGCGATCCGGATCTGGTCCCGTTGCCCACGGCCAATGCCGCGCCAACGCGCGAGCTTTGGCTGGTGACGTATCCCGATTTGGCGCGCACCGCTGCCGTGCGCGCGGTGATGAATTTCCTGGTCGAAACGCTCGGCAAAACGTGCCCATTACCGGCATAA
- a CDS encoding SDR family NAD(P)-dependent oxidoreductase has translation MDLQLQQRTALVTGASEGIGAGMVRVLAAQGVKVVATARRGDRLQALADEVERQGAVRPQVIVADVTDPEAIARLAAQALRQVGTVDILINAVGAFHPTTLNDSDRSWDDAFALNFTPARRLTQALLPAMQAQGWGRVINISGSMEPRSLSAASAAKGALHLWAKGLASDVAAQGITVNTLQPGRINSEQIRERLYACDEARQAFIAQHIPIGYFGEPEDMAYLAAFLCSPLARYITGAVIPVDGGMHYFAH, from the coding sequence ATGGATTTGCAATTGCAGCAACGCACGGCATTGGTCACGGGCGCCAGCGAAGGGATCGGTGCCGGCATGGTCAGGGTATTGGCCGCTCAAGGTGTCAAGGTAGTGGCCACCGCACGACGCGGTGACCGGCTGCAGGCCTTGGCGGATGAGGTGGAACGGCAAGGGGCGGTGCGTCCGCAGGTGATCGTTGCAGACGTGACCGACCCTGAGGCGATAGCCCGTTTGGCGGCGCAGGCACTGCGCCAGGTGGGGACAGTTGATATCCTGATCAACGCGGTAGGTGCGTTTCACCCCACGACGCTGAACGACAGCGATCGCAGCTGGGATGACGCTTTCGCTTTGAACTTCACGCCGGCCCGCAGATTGACTCAGGCGCTGTTGCCGGCCATGCAGGCGCAAGGCTGGGGCCGGGTGATCAACATCAGCGGATCGATGGAGCCGCGCAGCCTGAGCGCCGCCAGCGCCGCCAAGGGCGCATTGCATCTGTGGGCCAAAGGATTGGCCAGCGACGTGGCTGCGCAGGGGATTACCGTCAATACGCTGCAACCCGGACGTATCAACAGTGAACAGATCCGTGAGCGCTTATACGCTTGCGATGAAGCGCGCCAGGCGTTCATTGCGCAACATATCCCGATCGGCTACTTCGGCGAACCGGAAGACATGGCCTATCTGGCGGCGTTTCTTTGCTCCCCGCTCGCGCGATATATCACCGGCGCGGTGATCCCGGTAGATGGCGGCATGCATTATTTCGCGCATTGA
- the bglF gene encoding PTS beta-glucoside transporter subunit IIABC → MKYDTLASEILAGVGGRDNVKSLVHCATRLRFKLRDDTRANAAALKKNPGVIMVVESGGQFQVVVGNHVAEVFDAVNRVGGLAEGAPSDDAGGKKDNLLSRFIDLVSGIFTPLLGVMAASGILKGFLALSLACGWLLESGGTFKMLFAASDSLFYFFPIMLGYTAGKKFGGNPFVTMAIGGALTHPLMMAAFEAAQQPGAVREYFFGIPLTFINYSSSVIPIIFAAWVSCRLEPLFNRVIHSALRNFITPLLCLAITVPLTFLLIGPAATWLSHLLANGYQSIYAFNPIIAGAFMGAMWQVCVIFGLHWGLVPLMINNLSVLGRDTMVPLLLPAVMGQVGATLGVMLRTRDAKLRVLSASAIGAGIFGITEPAVYGVTLPNKRPFIFGCIGGALGGAVIGYFHTSVYSFGLVSVFTFAQIIPGGGIDATVWGAIGGTLLSFVFAALASYLFGVAPAEDAAQPEAAAPLNRKQAILSPIAGDIVPLDQVNDATFASGLLGKGVAIAPQQGRVVAPVSGSVASLFKTKHAIGIESDDGAEILIHVGIDTVKLDGAHFTAHVREGERVAPGDLLIEFDQAAIHAAGYDTTTPIIISNSDDYVDVLTSGLSPVQEQAPLLTLLR, encoded by the coding sequence ATGAAATATGACACATTAGCCAGTGAGATTTTGGCCGGCGTCGGTGGCCGCGACAATGTGAAAAGCCTGGTGCACTGCGCCACCCGCCTGCGTTTCAAGCTGCGTGACGACACTCGCGCCAACGCGGCAGCGCTGAAGAAAAACCCCGGCGTCATCATGGTGGTGGAGAGCGGCGGCCAGTTCCAGGTGGTGGTGGGCAACCACGTGGCGGAGGTGTTCGACGCGGTTAACCGCGTTGGCGGGTTGGCCGAGGGCGCGCCGAGCGACGATGCGGGCGGCAAAAAAGACAACCTGCTCAGCCGCTTTATCGATCTGGTGTCCGGTATTTTTACCCCGCTGCTCGGGGTGATGGCCGCTTCGGGGATCCTGAAAGGCTTCCTGGCGCTGAGCCTGGCCTGCGGCTGGCTGCTGGAGAGCGGCGGCACCTTCAAAATGCTGTTCGCCGCCAGCGACTCGCTGTTCTACTTCTTCCCGATCATGCTCGGCTACACCGCCGGGAAAAAATTCGGCGGCAACCCCTTCGTCACCATGGCGATCGGCGGCGCGTTGACACATCCGCTGATGATGGCGGCGTTCGAAGCGGCGCAGCAGCCGGGGGCGGTGCGCGAATACTTCTTCGGCATTCCGCTGACCTTCATCAACTACAGTTCGTCGGTGATCCCGATCATCTTCGCGGCCTGGGTGTCCTGCCGCCTGGAGCCGCTGTTTAACCGGGTGATCCACAGCGCGCTGCGCAATTTCATCACGCCGCTGCTGTGCCTGGCGATCACCGTGCCGTTGACCTTCCTGCTGATCGGCCCGGCGGCGACCTGGCTCAGCCACCTGCTGGCCAACGGCTATCAGAGCATTTACGCCTTTAACCCGATCATCGCCGGCGCCTTTATGGGGGCGATGTGGCAGGTGTGCGTGATCTTCGGCCTGCATTGGGGATTGGTGCCGTTGATGATCAATAACCTGAGCGTGCTGGGGCGCGACACCATGGTGCCGCTGCTGTTGCCGGCGGTAATGGGGCAGGTCGGCGCCACACTGGGCGTGATGCTGCGCACCCGCGATGCCAAGCTGCGGGTGCTGTCCGCTTCGGCCATCGGCGCCGGGATTTTCGGCATCACCGAACCGGCGGTGTACGGCGTTACGCTGCCGAACAAACGCCCGTTCATCTTCGGCTGCATCGGCGGCGCGCTGGGCGGTGCGGTGATCGGCTACTTCCATACCTCGGTCTACTCGTTCGGCCTGGTGAGCGTATTCACCTTCGCGCAGATCATCCCCGGCGGCGGCATCGACGCCACGGTATGGGGCGCGATCGGCGGCACCCTGCTGTCGTTCGTGTTTGCCGCGCTGGCCAGCTACCTGTTCGGCGTTGCGCCGGCGGAAGACGCGGCGCAGCCTGAAGCCGCCGCGCCGCTTAACCGCAAGCAGGCCATCCTCAGCCCGATCGCCGGCGACATCGTGCCGCTGGATCAGGTGAACGACGCGACCTTCGCCAGCGGCCTGCTGGGGAAAGGGGTGGCGATTGCGCCGCAGCAGGGGCGCGTGGTGGCGCCGGTGAGCGGCAGCGTGGCGTCGCTGTTCAAAACCAAACACGCCATCGGCATCGAATCGGACGACGGCGCGGAGATTCTCATCCACGTCGGTATCGATACTGTGAAGCTGGACGGGGCGCATTTCACCGCCCACGTGCGGGAAGGCGAGCGGGTTGCCCCGGGCGATCTGCTGATCGAGTTCGACCAGGCGGCGATCCATGCCGCCGGCTATGACACCACCACGCCGATCATCATCAGCAACAGCGATGACTACGTGGACGTGTTGACCAGCGGCCTGTCTCCGGTGCAGGAACAGGCGCCGCTGCTGACTTTATTACGCTAA
- a CDS encoding glycoside hydrolase family 1 protein, with protein sequence MNGKFPQHFLWGGAVAANQVEGAYQADGKGLSTSDLQPQGIFGAITPRTAGDSGIKDVAIDFYHRYPEDIALFAEMGFKCLRTSIAWTRIFPQGDEETPNEAGLAFYDRLFDEMAKYGIQPLITLSHYEMPYGLVKHYGGWGDRRTIDFFERYARTVFERYKHKVKHWLTFNEINMSLHAPFTGVGLPQESDKSAIYQAIHHQLVASARAVKACHEIVPEGKIGNMLLGGILYPLSCKPEDLLETQRQNRDWLFFGDVQARGYYPAYMQRFFRENGIQVAITEEDRQTLRETIDFISFSYYMSGCVTADPAQYETARGNILDMVPNPHLASSEWGWQIDPIGLRYLLNVLYDRYQKPLFIVENGLGAKDRVEADGSIHDDYRINYLNDHLVQVAEAIDDGVEVMGYTSWGPIDLVSASKAEMSKRYGFIHVDRDDAGNGSLERRRKKSFYWYRDVIHSNGASLKDRR encoded by the coding sequence ATGAACGGCAAGTTTCCGCAACATTTTCTGTGGGGCGGCGCGGTAGCGGCGAACCAGGTAGAAGGCGCATATCAGGCCGACGGCAAGGGGCTGTCGACCTCCGATCTGCAGCCGCAGGGCATCTTCGGCGCCATTACGCCGCGCACGGCGGGCGACAGCGGCATCAAGGATGTGGCGATCGATTTCTATCACCGCTATCCGGAGGACATCGCGCTGTTCGCCGAAATGGGCTTTAAGTGTCTGCGCACCTCGATCGCCTGGACGCGCATTTTCCCGCAGGGCGACGAAGAGACGCCGAATGAAGCCGGGCTGGCGTTTTACGATCGGCTGTTCGACGAGATGGCGAAGTACGGCATTCAGCCGCTGATCACGCTGTCGCACTATGAGATGCCTTACGGCCTGGTGAAGCACTACGGCGGCTGGGGCGATCGGCGCACCATCGATTTCTTCGAGCGCTATGCGCGCACCGTGTTCGAACGCTACAAGCACAAGGTCAAACACTGGCTGACCTTCAACGAAATCAACATGTCGCTGCACGCGCCCTTCACCGGCGTCGGCCTGCCGCAGGAGAGCGACAAAAGCGCCATCTATCAGGCGATCCACCATCAGCTGGTGGCCAGCGCCAGAGCGGTGAAGGCCTGCCACGAGATCGTGCCGGAGGGCAAAATCGGCAACATGCTGCTGGGTGGCATTCTGTATCCGCTGAGCTGCAAGCCGGAAGATCTGCTGGAAACCCAGCGGCAAAACCGCGACTGGCTGTTCTTCGGCGACGTGCAGGCGCGCGGCTATTACCCGGCCTATATGCAGCGCTTCTTCCGTGAAAACGGCATTCAGGTGGCGATCACCGAGGAAGATCGGCAAACGCTGCGCGAAACCATCGATTTCATCTCGTTCAGCTACTACATGAGCGGCTGCGTCACCGCCGACCCGGCGCAGTACGAGACGGCGCGCGGCAACATTCTCGATATGGTGCCGAACCCGCACCTGGCCAGCTCGGAGTGGGGATGGCAAATCGACCCGATCGGGCTGCGCTACCTGCTCAACGTGTTGTACGACCGCTATCAGAAGCCGCTGTTCATCGTCGAGAACGGGCTGGGCGCCAAAGATCGCGTCGAGGCCGACGGCAGCATCCACGACGACTACCGCATCAACTACCTTAATGACCATCTGGTGCAGGTGGCGGAAGCGATCGACGACGGCGTCGAGGTGATGGGCTACACCAGCTGGGGGCCGATCGATCTGGTCAGCGCCTCGAAGGCGGAAATGTCGAAGCGCTACGGCTTCATTCACGTCGACAGGGACGATGCCGGCAACGGCAGCCTCGAGCGCCGCCGCAAGAAGAGTTTCTACTGGTATCGCGATGTGATCCACAGCAACGGCGCCAGCCTGAAAGACCGGCGCTAG